A genomic window from Silene latifolia isolate original U9 population chromosome 11, ASM4854445v1, whole genome shotgun sequence includes:
- the LOC141615010 gene encoding cyclic nucleotide-gated ion channel 2-like produces the protein MPSFSIPRFHPPRVLQSVFGNPDKNKSSNSNRNRNEEESTSSRSVSLNTSATIECYACTQVGVPAFHSTSCDQAGHPEWEAFAGSSLYPHRRPTTEGLSRRKKRRPEGILDPRSEAVRKWNRVILLARSFALAVDPVFFYTLSIGRGGSCLYMDGLLALVVMLIRTCVDAVHLWHMWLQFRLAYVSRESLVVGCGKLVWDARAIAFHYLRSLNGFWFDLFVILPIPQVVFWLLVPTLLKQDQIRFLVTILVLIFLFQFLPKVYHSIALMRRMQKVTGYIFGTIWWGFGLNLIAYLIASHVVGGCWYVLAIQRVAACLAQQCKDRNCNVSLSCAKGPCYQFFRKADTKERCVTNSTPTQSSLCLDDNGPFSYGIYGQALPVLSSNTIVIKIFYPISWGLFQLSSFGNNLDPTCQWAEVLFCMGLVLGGLMLFTLLVGNIQVFLHTMKARGRKLQLRCRDMEWWMRRRQLPSRLRHRVAHYERQNWQTTGGVDEMELIKDLPDGLRRDIKRYLCLDLLKRVPLFDCLDDLILDNICDRLKPLIYCKDEKILREGDPVQRMIFLARGRIKSNQKLSKGLIATDVLEAGAFLGDELLSWCLRRPFVHRLPSSSATFVCLESTEAFGLDAYDLRYITDHFRYKFANDSLKRTLRYHSSNWRTWAAVNIQFAWRRYVKRTKDSVSHMTSENGNAEKRLLKFAAMFMSFRPHDHLD, from the exons ATGCCCTCCTTTTCTATTCCCCGCTTTCATCCTCCCAG AGTACTGCAGAGTGTGTTCGGAAATCCCGATAAGAACAAGAGCAGTAACAGCAACAGGAACAGGAACGAGGAAGAGAGCACAAGCAGCAGATCAGTATCATTAAATACAAGTGCAACAATAGAATGCTATGCATGCACACAGGTTGGGGTCCCAGCCTTCCACTCCACCAGCTGCGACCAGGCGGGACACCCTGAATGGGAAGCCTTCGCCGGGTCATCCCTCTACCCGCACCGACGACCCACCACCGAAGGCTTATCCCGCCGTAAGAAGCGACGTCCGGAAGGGATTCTGGACCCCAGAAGCGAAGCCGTCAGAAAATGGAACAGGGTCATACTGCTAGCACGTAGCTTCGCCTTGGCAGTTGATCCTGTTTTCTTCTATACATTGTCGATTGGGAGAGGTGGTTCCTGTCTTTACATGGACGGGTTGTTAGCCCTTGTTGTAATGCTTATTCGTACCTGTGTGGATGCTGTTCACCTTTGGCACATGTGGCTTCAGTTTCGGCTTGCTTACGTGTCTAGAGAGTCCTTGGTAGTAGGATGTGGTAAACTGGTGTGGGACGCACGTGCCATAGCCTTTCATTATCTGCGTTCTCTGAATGGCTTCTGGTTTGATCTTTTCGTTATACTTCCTATTCCTCAG GTTGTCTTCTGGTTACTCGTGCCTACATTACTCAAACAAGATCAGATAAGGTTTCTAGTGACAATACTCGTGCTTATTTTTCTGTTTCAATTCCTCCCTAAAGTATATCACAGCATAGCCTTAATGAGAAGAATGCAAAAGGTTACTGGATACATATTTGGAACAATATGGTGGGGTTTTGGTCTCAATCTCATTGCTTACTTGATAGCATCTCAT GTGGTTGGAGGATGTTGGTATGTTCTTGCGATACAACGGGTCGCAGCATGCCTTGCTCAACAGTGTAAAGACAGGAATTGCAACGTGTCTTTGTCGTGTGCAAAGGGTCCTTGTTACCAATTTTTCCGAAAAGCAGACACTAAAGAAAGATGTGTCACCAACTCGACGCCTACCCAAAGCTCGTTGTGCTTGGATGATAATGGTCCTTTCAGTTATGGCATCTATGGTCAAGCTCTTCCTGTCCTTTCCAGTAATACCATCGTTATTAAGATCTTTTATCCTATCTCTTGGGGTTTGTTCCAGCTCAG ctcttttggcAATAATCTTGATCCAACATGTCAATGGGCAGAGGTGTTGTTCTGCATGGGCCTTGTGCTTGGTGGCTTAATGCTTTTCACCTTATTGGTTGGAAATATTCAG GTGTTTCTTCATACTATGAAGGCGAGGGGAAGAAAACTGCAGTTGAGATGTCGGGACATGGAATGGTGGATGAGGCGGAGACAATTACCTTCTCGTCTGCGACACAGAGTTGCTCATTATGAACGCCAGAACTGGCAGACCACTGGCGGGGTCGACGAGATGGAGCTGATCAAAGACTTGCCTGACGGTCTTAGGAGAGACATCAAACGCTATCTTTGCCTTGATCTGCTTAAAAGG GTTCCTCTGTTTGATTGTTTGGATGATCTTATACTTGACAACATCTGTGACAGACTCAAACCACTGATCTACTGCAAAGATGAGAAG ATTCTGAGGGAAGGAGACCCCGTGCAAAGGATGATATTCTTAGCTCGTGGCCGAATCAAAAGCAACCAAAAACTTAGCAAAGGATTGATCGCAACAGATGTTCTTGAGGCGGGTGCGTTTTTAGGTGATGAGCTTTTGTCTTGGTGCCTTAGGAGACCGTTTGTCCATCGTCTTCCATCGTCCTCAGCGACATTCGTTTGTCTGGAATCAACGGAAGCATTTGGTCTGGACGCATATGACCTGCGGTACATTACCGACCATTTCCGGTACAAATTTGCAAATGACAGCCTGAAGCGAACGTTGAGGTACCATTCTTCGAACTGGAGGACCTGGGCAGCAGTTAACATACAGTTTGCTTGGCGACGTTATGTGAAGAGAACTAAAGATTCAGTGAGTCATATGACATCCGAGAATGGTAATGCTGAGAAACGGCTACTTAAGTTTGCTGCTATGTTTATGTCCTTTAGGCCACATGATCATCTGGACTAG
- the LOC141613760 gene encoding uncharacterized protein LOC141613760, with the protein MTKKSNNSPNVKHHIMSKKSNTSSVIESEKETLVGRPNIEEGLKHKNIHDITGILPFQLHEIQVEDVEEESEPKQEEQGNDEEGEWYQRFHTEEMKQAVLDSGHFLFDNKPLIIKSWMPDIELEKEEIKNVPAWIRLHGLPLKFWGNSLPKLANLVGKYVKSGTATDQKTKLGFARVVVELQLGHKFPDKIKFMDEKNRVVHKLVQLIHSTGTPEIKQQQDISSTVNEAEVTPKTIPIPLAIGTMSPVRLTKATRHGLDDMGRSTQVSLTYMEVLSGQSTHKEGVYGLIETKVKASSINKTMNNVFKDWSISSNNAQHQGGRIWVLWKPHMVDILFLEYAAQYIHMQVLDKVSRFHFHYTIVYAFNGPSRRGLLTWNNKQPPETRKYSRLDRFLVNAEWISVFPDLFAMFLPEGLFDHNPCVVCKDNMDRQRNIPFKYFNMWSSTPQFQTIVTEI; encoded by the exons ATGACTAAGAAATCTAACAATTCTCCTAATGTTAAACATCATATCATGTCAAAAAAATCGAATACATCAAGTGTTATAGAATCAGAAAAGGAAACGTTGGTTGGGAGACCAAATATTGAGGAGGGGCTGAAGCATAAAAACATTCATGATATTACTGGGATTCTTCCTTTTCAACTGCATGAAATACAAGTAGAAGATGTTGAGGAAGAGTCTGAACCTAAACAAGAGGAACAAGGAAATGATGAGGAAGGGGAATGGTATCAAAG ATTTCATACTGAGGAAATGAAACAAGCAGTATTGGACAGTGGTCATTTTTTATTTGATAATAAGCCACTTATTATTAAATCTTGGATGCCTGACATTGAgttagaaaaggaagaaattaaaAATGTACCTGCATGGATACGGCTGCATGGACTTCCTCTGAAATTTTGGGGTAATAGTCTACCCAAATTAGCAAACCTGGTTGGCAAGTATGTTAAGAGTGGCACAGCAACTGACCAGAAAACAAAACTGGGTTTTGCTAGAGTCGTGGTAGAATTGCAGTTGGGGCACAAATTCCCAGACAAGATTAAGTTTATGGATGAAAAGAACAGAGTG GTGCATAAGCTAGTACAACTTATTCATTCAACTGGTACTCCTGAGATCAAGCAACAGCAGGACATCAGTTCTACAGTTAATGAGGCAGAGGTGACTCCTAAGACCATACCTATTCCATTAGCAATAGGGACAATGTCTCCTGTCAGGCTAACAAAGGCAACTAGGCATGGGTTAGATGATATGGGCAGGAGCACTCAAGTTTCTCTAACTTATATGGAGGTCTTGAGTGGTCAGAGCACTCATAAAGAAG GAGTATATGGTCTTATTGAAACAAAGGTCAaggctagtagtattaataagACTATGAATAATGTTTTCAAGGATTGGAGTATCTCTTCTAATAATGCTCAACATCAAGGGGGGAGAATTTGGGTTCTTTGGAAGCCTCATATGGTGGATATTCTATTCTTAGAGTATGCTGCCCAGTACATTCATATGCAAGTCCTGGATAAAGTCTCTAGGTTCCATTTTCATTACACTATTGTATATGCCTTTAATGGT CCAAGCCGTAGGGGTCTTCTAACCTGGAATAATAAGCAACCTCCAGAGACCAGGAAATATAGCAGGCTGGACAGATTTCTGGTCAATGCTGAATGGATAAGTGTGTTTCCTGATTTGTTTGCTATGTTCTTACCTGAAGGATTATTTGATCATAATCCGTGTGTGGTATGCAAGGACAACATGGATAGACAAAGGAACATACCCTTCAAGTATTTTAACATGTGGAGCTCTACTCCTCAATTTCAGACTATAGTCACAGAAATCTAG